The DNA region GAACTCGAATCCAAATTCTGTGGCAGCAACAGGATTAAGAGGGAGTGGATTAACGCAAGATCTCACAGGGCAGAATACCAAGAATTCTGATGGGATTACTGTGATAGATGGCCAAACTGACGAGATAAAAATAAAAACAGCTGAGACTTGTGTGAATGATGACCCTAGGCAAAAAAGTTTGACCTGTCAGCAAGAAGAACTCCGTTTAGCTCGCTTAACTGGGAATACAACAAAAGAACTATTTGCTCTTGATCAACTTGGCTTTTTTTATTATCGAAATAATCATTACCAAGATGCTTTAAAAGCCTATCAAGAGCGACTCACTTTGGCTGAGAATCTTGAAAATACCATCGCTGAAGTACAAAGTCTTCAAGGCTTGACCCAAACTTATAGCGCTCTCGGAGACTATCAGACAGCCCGTGTGATGAATCGCCGCGCGTTGGCTTTAGTGAGCAAAATTGTGGCGGAAGATCCAGAAGTTTTGATTCCTCTCAAACAGTCCATTGCCAGTAATTTTGGTTTTATCGCCTATGCCCAAGAGGGTTATCCGATTGCGGTAAAGCGCTATCAACAGAGTTTGGAGCTGGCTCGACAAAGTGGCGATCGCAATGCCGAGATTGAAGTGTTGAGTCAATTGGGGTTGAGCTATTTTCAGCAAACGGATTATCAAGCTGCAAAATCAATCCAAGAACAGGCATTGGCTTTAGCGCAAACAGCAGACTCAAAGCTCAATCAGTTACGAGCTTATGAAGGGCTGGCGATCGCCGAATATGCGTTAGAAAATTATGATGTGGCGATTCAGAACTTTGAGCAGGCTCTCGCTTTGGCAGAGCAGTTAGGCGATCGCCATGCCCAGGCAAGAAATTGGAGTGCGATTGGGGATACTCAACATCAGATTCAGCAAAATGCCATAGCGATTACATCTCTCGAAAATGCCATTCAGCTTTGGGAAGAGTTGCGGCAAGATTTAGGGGCGCAGGATTTATTCCGTGTCTCTCTGTTTGAAACTCAAGAAAGTACCTATAGCACTCTCCAAAAAGTTTTAATTGAGTCGGGTCAATTCACTAAAGCTCTCGAAATTACAGAGCGGGGGCGATCGCGGGCCTTTGTGGAGTTATTAGAGGATAGTAATTCTCCCCAAGCTGATGAGCAGGATATTGAAGCGCCGGATATCGATCAGATGCGACAGATTGCGGCAGACCAACAGGCAACTCTAGTCAGCTATGCCATCGCTCGCGAGGTGGTGGAACAACGTGGCCAGCGCGATTTAGTGAATTCAGAGATTTGGATTTGGGTGGTGCAGCCAAGCGGCACTGTTGATTTCCGTCGTCAGGATTTGCAATCCCTCACTGCTCAAGGGCTAGAGCTCGATGATTTGGTGTCTGCTAGTCGCTGTTTTGGCGATCGCGTCTGTCTCCTACGCAGCCAAACGCAACAGGTTAGTCAAGGACTGGTTCATGCCGATAATGCTGCCGTAAATTTCGACCCAAATCTCAACCAATTACATGATCTATTGATTGCTCCGATTCAAGATCTATTACCGACAGCGCCAGAACAGGAAGTTGTTTTTGTGCCCCATCGCTCCCTATTTTTGGTGCCTTTTGCCGCGCTACAGGATGACACTGGTCGTTATTTAATCGAAGACCATACCATTCGGACTGCACCTTCGATCCAGGTTCTAGATCTCACCCGCCAGCAACGCCAAACTGTTTCAGGACAAGGTATTACGATAGTGGGGAATCCAACAATGCCCAAAGAATTAGAACAGCTCCCTGGCACCGAAAAAGAAGCTTTGGCGATCGCCGCGATGTTCGATACAGATATTATTACTGGCGATGAAGCTACCCCGACTTTAGTCACCCAGAGCATTGCCAACAGCCGCTTTATCCATCTAGCGACCCATGGGTTGCTGGATGGCTATGGCGATAATGATGTCCAGAAACGACCAGGGGCGATCGCCCTTGCACCGACGGAAGTTGACGATGGTTTTTTGACAGCGAGTGAAATTTTAGAGCTAGATCTGAATAGCGAAATGGTGGTACTTAGTGCCTGCGATACTGGACGCGGAACGATTACCGAGGATGGCGTGATTGGATTGTCGCGATCGTTTATGGGTGCTGGTGTACCGAGTGTCGTCGTTTCCCTGTGGCAAGTCCCAGACGAATCAACCTCTGATCTTATGATTGAGTTTTATGAGCAGCTTCGCCAAAATCCCAACAAAGCTCAAGCGCTCCGACAGGCAATGCTCGTCAATCTAAAAAAATATGGTCAACCTATCGATTGGGCTGGATTTACGCTGATGGGAGAAACTTAGATTTTTGAGTCGACTTTATCGAAATTTTCTTTATGGAGCAGTGTCAAAGATAAGTTGACTACGCTGTTCTCTGATGATGCTGTTCTGCGTTTACTAATACTCTAAGAGCCATTTTTTATTTATTTCTGGGTTTAGTTAATAGTCAGTGGAGTCAAATTCTCAAACCACTCATTCATCTCTTGTTCCTTGTCCTCTCTCCACTCCCTGAAATTTTTACTCCCTTCCTCGAAATTGCTTGCACTTCCCCAAGCCCACCACACTTCACCGGCATTCTCTCCACGTTTTCCATCTATCCATATCAGATACCCTCCTGCCCCCGAAGTATACATACAAAAAATCTTTAAACGTTCATTCTCAGAGCTTCCAAACTCCACATGCTCAGCCGTTTGATCTGATAAGCTCGCGCTGAATTCGGACAACTCACAGTTGAGTAGGTCGGACAAGTTTTGGCTGAAGGCGGGCACCTTGCCAACTAGATCCTCTAAGGGGGCACCCTTAGAATTCCCTCCCCAATTCAATTCAAATTCCGTTAGCTCTCCCAGTTCGATCATTCCATCAAGCTCGAAGCCATTTTTTCCATCTTCTCCAGAAAAACTGCCTGTGATTTCGCCGTCCCCATCAAATCCACTTAAGGAAAATGAGAATTCCCTAGCATTGGCTAATGGTGCAAATACTAACGCTAATCCGATTACCGCAGAACCCACGCCCATCTTCGCAATTAAGCTTTTCATTACGTATTTCCCTACAGCTTTATTTGATATTTGAAATTCTACTGAACCTTTATATTTACAATTATGCGTTGAGAATTGGATGGCTATATTTGGGGAACATGGCACTGTGGCAAATTAATGATGCGTCGTTTCTTTTCTCTCAGCACATAGCAAGCAAAACAAGAGCGTTCTGCATTGTGGCGATCGCCGACTGTAATAATGATGCGGTAAATACCATCATTATCAATAATCTGGCCATTGCCTATATTCGTTCCTTGATTATTCGTATTAGCGCCGTCGTTGACCAATATTGCCGACGGATTTGGGAAAGCAAAACGTTATTGCTTTTGTAATAATCGTGATGTGAGGTAATGAATCGTTAAAAAGTATTGGACAATGTTGATAGATTTATGGATAGAGGAATAGCTTGTCTTTTACTTATCAGAAATCGGCGATCGCCTAATGTATTGCCATTTTTATCTTCTATTCTTTCTCGTGTGTTATCGACATGAATGATTGGCGCCAAATCTTACTTTCCCTATTCCTCGGAATTTTTCCGTTCGTCGTACTGGAAGTTGCGGCACAGCCCATTCAAGAAACTAATAATCTCACCCAAACCAACGTTACGGAGTTGGGGAGTGACCAATTTGTCATTAATGGCGGCATTGTATCCCGTGATGGACAAAATCTTTTTCATGGTTTTGATGCATTTAATCTTGATGCTAACCAAGCCGCAATTTTCCTCAACTCACCTAATGCCAGTAATCTCTTCTCAAAAATCTCTGGCGGGACACCCTCTTTTATTGATGGGCTGATCGGCGTTGCACAGGGAAATCCCGACCTCTATTTTATTAATCCCGCAGGCCTTATTTTCGGTAAGAATGCTCAGCTCAATGTGCCGAGTGCTTTTGTGGGGACGACAGCGACAGCCCTCGGTTTTGATAATGGCTGGTTGAATGTCGTGGGTTCCAGTGATTTTGCAAATTTAGTTGGTGAACCCTCTCTATTTTCGTTTAATACCAATGGTGTAGTCGGCGATATTTTGGTGCAAGGTAATCTTGAAACTCCAGTCGGCGATATTGGTTTAATTGGGGGAAGAATTCAGGGCGATCGCCGCATTAGTACTCCCGCAGATTTACTCGTTACAACTGTCACTGACCAAAGTATTGTCCGTCTCCAACAACCTGGTAATCTCCTAAGCATCGAACTGGATACGACGAGCCTAGATAACGGGAATACAGTTGATTTTTCTGTTAATCAACTCCCCCAACTACTCACAGGGATTGGTGAAATTCAGCTGAATGAAGTCGCCGCACAATATGGCCTTATCGCAGCAGATGGACAACTCACCCTCAACAACAGCGACATTCAAACTGCTGGTCATCTCACGCTCCTCGGCCAAGGCATTACAACCAATAGCACCTCTAGCGACAGTGGCCTCAATCAACTTCTGATTAGCGGTGAACTGTCTGAGATTTATCAAGCACAGAAACCCTTTCTGACGGCGATCGCCAACAAAATTAATTTTGCGATTGAAGCCGATCCTATTGATGGCACACCAATAATCGTCACAGATGATCTAATCGATAACGTTACAGCCGAGACCTTAAATGCCGCAGATATTCGTCTAGAAAATAGCCTTTTCACTGGTCAAAATATTTATATTCTCGGTGAAAATATTGATCTGATTGGCTCGCAACTCACTACGACGAGAAACTTAAATATCTTCGGTCTAGATACGGTTGAACTAAGTGATTCAGCGACAGAGAAACTAGCTCTCCAAAGTCTTGGTGATCTTTCAATTCGCGGTAACAACAAACTAATTAGCAATTCTTTTACGAACCCTGATTCAGAGATAGCTAGCGACGGGAATTTATTTATTTCCACTGGGGAGTTACAACTGCGCGAAGGGACTTTTGAAAGTCAGAGTAATTTCGTTATTAATGGCGATAATATTTTGATTCAAAATAGTCAACTCACCAGTGCTCAAAATCTTTCTGTAAATGCGCAAAATGAATTGCTTTTAGAGGATGTTGCTGATCAGGAACGAGGCGAGAATTTTACTTCGGATAAACCTCTGCGACTAATTGCTGGCAATAATTTAACGCTCCGCAGTGAAGAGGTTTTCCGGGCGATCGCCCCCAAAGCTGATTCTTTATTCCGAGCTGGTAATCAAATTCTGGTTACGAATGACGACTCAAGACTTGATGTGCTGGGCAATTTCACTAGTGACGGCAGCATACAAATCGGTGATCGCACTAACTCTACCGTTCAGATTGAAGGAGGAACTTGGCAAGCGGCAGGCGATATTTCCTTATTAGCTCAAGACAATTTAATTCTTCAAGATTTTCATGAGACAGAGGACAATTACGGTCGGATTGGTGCACCTTTGAATATAAATGCTGACCAGTTGAATTTTGCTGGTGATAACTTAATTGAGATTTATCTTGGTCAAAATTCCAGCATTAAAAGTACTCAGGATCTCACCTTGGCCAACTCTAACAACATTAGAGTCACCGGTTCTGTTGCATCTGAGGGCAATCTAAATATTGCTGCACGTAATATCGATATCGGTGTCAATCTTGATCGTGTGGGTGGGATTGATGGAAGGAAAACTCTAAATATTGGGCAGCTAAGAATAAACGTGACGCCAATTGTTCCGGCAGAATTGGCAGGGGCAAGACTCGATGCATTCGAGGATGGTCGATTCGTCGAAAATATGGGACGTCGATTCGTAGATGAAGCTTATTGGGGCGGCAATTTCTCTGCTGGTGGGGATCTGACTTTTACAGCAGAAGAAGCATTGACCTTGTCTGATTATGAGAGACAACCCCTCACTCTCACAGGACAAAATATTTATTTATCTGGTGATACGGGACAAAATTTTAGTCCGTTTTTCGATCAGGGTTTATTGTTTGACCTCACGAACGACTCTCGCTCAAACATTACGGCGACTAAGGATATTTCATTTGAGAGTAATCAATTTATCGGTCGTGTGGGTGGAGGCATCATTAGTGCTGGTGAAGATATTCAGTTTTTTGCACCCATAATTGCATTGCAGGGAAGTCAGATTACAGCAGGCGAAAGCATTAGTTTTACTGCCCCTGAGCTTTTACAGCTTGAGAGTTTGAATGATGCAAATCTCTTTTCGGCGATCGCCCCACAGATTAATTTCAGCCCGAGCAATGAGATTAATATTGATCTCGTGCTTGATAACTTAACGGGCGGCAAAATCGAAAGTGGCTCGAATCTAGCGATCAGTAGTTTGGGAAATTTATCTTTATCAGGGGAAATTTCCGCTGCTGAAAACCTATCCATTGATGCAGATAACAATGCAACTCTGGTCTTCTCTCAATTGACGGCAGGAGAAGACCTATCGATTACGGCGGGTGGTCAACTGTCCTTAACGGATATCAGAAAAGCCGATGTACGAGGCAATATTTTTCTTCATTCCCCAAATAAACTCATCACAACCAATGGCGATATCACTCTTCAAGGGGGAACCGGACTAAGTATTGAATCCTACGATGTACGCTCCTTTATTCAGAGTGGTAGCGATACAACTCTCATCAGTGACGGCACTATTTTGAGTAATATCCGTTATCAAGTGGGTAATGATTTTGCTGTACGGGATCTCTCAGGTTCCCTCGCAGACTGGGAGAGTACAGTCAATGTCAACAGTAATAATTCTAATGAGAGTTTGCAGCGCCAAATCGGCGGTACTTTTTTGCCCATTGGCCAAGTGAATCTAGCGCAAATCAACACGGGCGGCGATATTGCATTTAATGATTTCACTGGGCGATCGCTCATCCTCAATGCAGAGGGCACCATTACTGCTGGATCAATTCACCTAGACATTCCCGTTGCCTATGGTTTTCCGGATGATGGGTCAATGGTCAGAACTAAAAATCATCCTGATATTTTGCTGTCTGTGACAGGGAATGATCCCGGATTAGTGCCGCTGGATATTTCGATTGCTGCTAATGCCGCAGATATGACCGAAGAGAACGCCATATTAGATGGTATTCAGTTGAATTTTCCCTATGTGCTACGACGCTTTCCTTTGAATTTAGACCCAATTCCAAATGATGGTGATACTTTCGTTGCGAGCAGAAGGCAGCAAGGCATTGAGCAACCTGGTTCTTTTATTATTGCTCCGCTTAGTAGCGCCCTTGATTTCAATCCCTTGCTGAGTGATGGCTTAAATAGTGCGGGGGTTAGCCTCAATGAAATCGATAATCCTGTCGCCCAAGCCAGTAACCAATCATTTGCGCCGATAACTGGGACAAGGGGCACTGGTCTTAGTCAAGATTTAATTGAGCAGCAGGAAAATAATAAGGCGATCGCCGCAATATCAGAAGAAAAACCCGAGGAAACAAGCATCGCTGTTTGTACTGGTGTTGACTTTACTAGTTCTGAAAATGACGAAAAATTTATTAGTTGTCAGCAAAATAATTTACGGGTTGCAAAAGCAGCTCAGGACATTCCCACTCAACTGGCGACACTCGGACAGTTAGGCTCACGCTATTACCAGAAAAATATGTATTCGCAGGCATTGGCTGCCTATCAAGAACGCCAAGCTCTTGCCCAATCCACCCAAAATCTCTTGGCTGAAGCCGAGAGTCTACAGGGATTAACCCAAACCTATAGTGCCCTGGGTGATTATGCTGCGGCGCGCGATGCTAATTTTCAAACCTCGACGCTATTGGCACAACTAGAAGGAGATGAACGAAGTAATCCTAATCAATTAATTAGGCTCAAACAGGCGATCGCCAACAATGCAGGACTCATTGCTTATGCTCAAAAATCCTATGATCTTGCGGTAGAACAATACAAAGAGGGTTTGCAACTTGCCCAAGACAGCGGCGATCGCCCCACAGA from [Leptolyngbya] sp. PCC 7376 includes:
- a CDS encoding CHAT domain-containing protein — its product is MNDWRQILLSLFLGIFPFVVLEVAAQPIQETNNLTQTNVTELGSDQFVINGGIVSRDGQNLFHGFDAFNLDANQAAIFLNSPNASNLFSKISGGTPSFIDGLIGVAQGNPDLYFINPAGLIFGKNAQLNVPSAFVGTTATALGFDNGWLNVVGSSDFANLVGEPSLFSFNTNGVVGDILVQGNLETPVGDIGLIGGRIQGDRRISTPADLLVTTVTDQSIVRLQQPGNLLSIELDTTSLDNGNTVDFSVNQLPQLLTGIGEIQLNEVAAQYGLIAADGQLTLNNSDIQTAGHLTLLGQGITTNSTSSDSGLNQLLISGELSEIYQAQKPFLTAIANKINFAIEADPIDGTPIIVTDDLIDNVTAETLNAADIRLENSLFTGQNIYILGENIDLIGSQLTTTRNLNIFGLDTVELSDSATEKLALQSLGDLSIRGNNKLISNSFTNPDSEIASDGNLFISTGELQLREGTFESQSNFVINGDNILIQNSQLTSAQNLSVNAQNELLLEDVADQERGENFTSDKPLRLIAGNNLTLRSEEVFRAIAPKADSLFRAGNQILVTNDDSRLDVLGNFTSDGSIQIGDRTNSTVQIEGGTWQAAGDISLLAQDNLILQDFHETEDNYGRIGAPLNINADQLNFAGDNLIEIYLGQNSSIKSTQDLTLANSNNIRVTGSVASEGNLNIAARNIDIGVNLDRVGGIDGRKTLNIGQLRINVTPIVPAELAGARLDAFEDGRFVENMGRRFVDEAYWGGNFSAGGDLTFTAEEALTLSDYERQPLTLTGQNIYLSGDTGQNFSPFFDQGLLFDLTNDSRSNITATKDISFESNQFIGRVGGGIISAGEDIQFFAPIIALQGSQITAGESISFTAPELLQLESLNDANLFSAIAPQINFSPSNEINIDLVLDNLTGGKIESGSNLAISSLGNLSLSGEISAAENLSIDADNNATLVFSQLTAGEDLSITAGGQLSLTDIRKADVRGNIFLHSPNKLITTNGDITLQGGTGLSIESYDVRSFIQSGSDTTLISDGTILSNIRYQVGNDFAVRDLSGSLADWESTVNVNSNNSNESLQRQIGGTFLPIGQVNLAQINTGGDIAFNDFTGRSLILNAEGTITAGSIHLDIPVAYGFPDDGSMVRTKNHPDILLSVTGNDPGLVPLDISIAANAADMTEENAILDGIQLNFPYVLRRFPLNLDPIPNDGDTFVASRRQQGIEQPGSFIIAPLSSALDFNPLLSDGLNSAGVSLNEIDNPVAQASNQSFAPITGTRGTGLSQDLIEQQENNKAIAAISEEKPEETSIAVCTGVDFTSSENDEKFISCQQNNLRVAKAAQDIPTQLATLGQLGSRYYQKNMYSQALAAYQERQALAQSTQNLLAEAESLQGLTQTYSALGDYAAARDANFQTSTLLAQLEGDERSNPNQLIRLKQAIANNAGLIAYAQKSYDLAVEQYKEGLQLAQDSGDRPTEIEILSQLGLSYFQQTDYVAAKETQSKALSLAKNEQSIPNQLRAYEGLAIAEYALENYDVAINHFERALTLSEQVGDRHAQARNWSALGDAQYKTQQNSAAIGSLENAIQLWEDLRANLGDQDLFRVSLFETQETTYSTLQEVLIESGQFIDALEVSERGRSRAFVELLDRGLAPQAKTQDIDAPDIAQMRRIAAEQQATLVSYSIGRQIIDSNGQREQIDSEIWIWVVQPDGSMDFRRQDLQAITAQGLSVEDLVSDSRCFGDRLCMLRSQSRRGGRGLSSNGQADISDPHLAQLHQLLIAPIEDLLPTDTNKEVVFIPHRALFLVPFAALQDSTGRYLIEDHTIRTAPSIQVLDLTHQQRQKVSGEGITIVGNPTMPQGLEQLPGAETEAQAIAAIFDTEFITGDDATPTLVSQTIANSRIIHLATHGLLDGLGDNDAQKIPGAIALAPTEADDGFLTASEILELKLNSEMVVLSACDTGRGTITEDGVIGLSRSFMGAGVPSVLVSLWQVPDESTSDLMIEFYGQLQSNPNKARALRQAMLANLQKYGQPRDWAAFTLMGET